The following DNA comes from Bathymodiolus thermophilus thioautotrophic gill symbiont.
AAGACTCATATATATCGTCAGCAGGAATTACGCCATATTTATTGTTTTTCCAAGATTTACTCCAAGGAGTATTCTCTTTATGTGTTAAATTTGATAATTGCATGCCACTATATTGCTTATAATTTTCATACACAGCTTTGACAATCTCCAAACTATCTTCATCAAGCTCTTCTGCATTATCAGAACCTATACTTTTTGTCACCTCATTAGAGCCATACTGTCGCAACTGTTCATAAAGTTCTGGCACGACAGGCCCAAAATTCCAAGCCCTAGTATCTTCATAGTACAGTTTAGTACCTCTAAGCGCTAAATTATATCCATGTGCAATATAAACCATCTTTTGTAATTGCATATTAGTTAAATACTTACCCTTATCTTTGGCTAAATCAATAAATTTATTAGCAATAGTTATCGCCGAATAAACCATATAACTCTCCCATTAAAATGCATCCACATTGCAAGTACAATCTATACTTGCAACAAACTTCTTAATCAAACTATTTGATTTTTGCATCCAACTCACCAGATAAATATCTTTGGCTCATTGTGTCTAATGAAGATACTTTGATTTTATCGGCATTGCCTGCTGAACCAAAAGCCTCAAAGCGAGCAGCACAAATATCACTCATCGCATTGGTTGCTTCTTTTAAGAATTTGCGTGGATCAAAGTTTGCGGTGTTTTCAATCAAGTGCTTGCGAACTGCACCTGTAGAAGCCATGCGTAAATCAGTGTCAATATTTACTTTGCGCACGCCGTTTTTAATGCCTTCTTGAATTTCGCTTACTGGCACGCCATAAGTTTGCCCCATATCGCCACCGTGTGAGTTGATGATTTCTAACCACTCTTGTGGCACTGAAGAAGAACCGTGCATAACTAAGTGTGTATTTGGTAAACGCTGGTGAATTTCTTTAATGCGGTCAATACGCAAGATTTCGCCATCTGGCTCTTTGGTAAATTTGTAAGCACCGTGCGAAGTTCCAATGGCAATTGCCAATGCGTCAACATTCGTTTCTCTCACAAAATCAGCGGCTTCTTCAACTGAAGTTAGTAACAAATCAAGGTCTAGTTTGCCTTCAGCACCATGTCCGTCTTCTTCGCCCATTTCACCTGTTTCTAATGAACCTAAACAACCTAACTCGCCTTCAACAGAAACACCACCAGCGTGTGCCATTTTGACCACTTCTTTAGTTACTGCGACATTGTATTCAAATGAGGCTGGTGTCTTGCAATCTGCTTCTAAAGAACCGTCCATCATAACTGATGAAAAACCTGATTGAATTGAACGCAAACATACTGCTGGCTCGCTACCATGGTCTTGGTGCATTACCACGGGAATATGTGGATACATCTCAGTTGCTGCAATGATTAAATGACGCAAAAATGGTTCGCCTGCATAGCCTCTTGCACCAGCAGAACCTTGCATAATAACGGGGCTATTGGTTTTGTCTGCTGCTTGCATAATGGCATGGACTTGCTCCATATTGTTCACATTAAACGCTGGCATACCGTAATTGTTTTCTGCTGCGTGGTCTAATAATTCTCTTAATGAAATTAACATATTTCTTTCTCCTTGTTTTTTTACTTAAATCAAATGTTGAATGTTACTTGTTTACTTACCAACAATAACACACTTTTTATACTGCTTTACCCTTATAAATCATCATCACCAACGCGTAAGATCTTCATCAGATTAGTGCCGCCCGATTGATTAACATGCATTCCTTTGGTTAATATTATCATATCGCCTTCTTCGACAATATTCTTCTCTTCCAATATGCTAACCACCCTGCCGTTAACCTTTTCCCATTCTGCGTCATTCATCTTGTCAATACCACAAGGATAAACGCCACGATAAAGTGTTGTTTTGCGCAAAGTGGCAACGCTATCACTCATGGCATAAATTGAAATATTAGAACTCATGCGTGACATCCATAACGGTGTTTTTCCACTGTCAGTAAGTGCCACTACAACTTTAACGCCTAAATGATTGGCGGCATACATTGAACTCATGGCAATGGTTTCATCAATATGATCGAAACACTCATGTAGGCGATGATGTGAAACTTTTGCAGTTGGGCTTTTCTCAGTTTCTACGCAAACATCATGCATCGTTCTTACTGCATTCTCTGGGTAATCGCCTGCTGCTGTTTCAGCAGATAACATAACTGCATCGGTGCCATCTAACACAGCATTTGCCACATCAAACACTTCTGCACGCGTTGGAATTGGACTGTGAATCATTGATTCTAACATTTGAGTTGCGGTAATGACAATGCGGTCATTTGATCTGGCTAATTTAATCAAGCGTTTTTGTTGTGCGGGTAATTGTGGGTCACCAATTTCGACTCCTAAATCGCCGCGTGCAACCATGATGCCTGCTGATTCTTGAATAATATCGTTAATGACTTCTTCCACCAAAGACTCAGCACGCTCAATTTTTGAAATCACGCCTGCATCAGAGCCTGCCGCTTTCAATAACTTTTTAGTAAGGCGCACATCGTCACCACTGACTGGGAAGGACAAAGCTACATAATCTGCTTTTGCTTTAGCGGCTGTTACAATGTCTTTTTTGTCTTTTTCAGTTAATGCATCAGCGGACAAGCCACCACCACGAAGGTTAAGCCCTTTCTTGTCCGAAAGTATGCCACCTTGCGTAACCACAGTATTGATTTTATTGCCATTGATGTTGGTCACTTCTAGCACAATTTTGCCATCGTCTAGCAATAAAATATTGCCTTCTTTGACTTCTTGTGGCAAGGTTTTATAAGCAATACCAACGGCATCTTGGTTGCCAGAAGTGTTGTCCATATCTGCATCAAGTGCAAACTTATCGCCAACATTTAATGTGATTTTTATACCGTCTTTAAAGCTGGCAATGCGAATTTTTGGCCCTTGTAAGTCCATCAAAATTCCCACATAAGTATTATTCACATGCGCCCAATTGCGCACCGCTTTAACACGGGCTAAATGCTCTTCTTCTGAGCCATGGGAAAAATTAATGCGCACAACATTAGCACCTGCTGCTAAAACGCTCTCTAAGACACCAGGCTTATCCGTTGCTGGACCAAG
Coding sequences within:
- a CDS encoding Panacea domain-containing protein, which produces MVYSAITIANKFIDLAKDKGKYLTNMQLQKMVYIAHGYNLALRGTKLYYEDTRAWNFGPVVPELYEQLRQYGSNEVTKSIGSDNAEELDEDSLEIVKAVYENYKQYSGMQLSNLTHKENTPWSKSWKNNKYGVIPADDIYESYKNNRV
- the fba gene encoding class II fructose-bisphosphate aldolase (catalyzes the reversible aldol condensation of dihydroxyacetonephosphate and glyceraldehyde 3-phosphate in the Calvin cycle, glycolysis, and/or gluconeogenesis), translated to MLISLRELLDHAAENNYGMPAFNVNNMEQVHAIMQAADKTNSPVIMQGSAGARGYAGEPFLRHLIIAATEMYPHIPVVMHQDHGSEPAVCLRSIQSGFSSVMMDGSLEADCKTPASFEYNVAVTKEVVKMAHAGGVSVEGELGCLGSLETGEMGEEDGHGAEGKLDLDLLLTSVEEAADFVRETNVDALAIAIGTSHGAYKFTKEPDGEILRIDRIKEIHQRLPNTHLVMHGSSSVPQEWLEIINSHGGDMGQTYGVPVSEIQEGIKNGVRKVNIDTDLRMASTGAVRKHLIENTANFDPRKFLKEATNAMSDICAARFEAFGSAGNADKIKVSSLDTMSQRYLSGELDAKIK
- the pyk gene encoding pyruvate kinase; amino-acid sequence: MLRRTKILATLGPATDKPGVLESVLAAGANVVRINFSHGSEEEHLARVKAVRNWAHVNNTYVGILMDLQGPKIRIASFKDGIKITLNVGDKFALDADMDNTSGNQDAVGIAYKTLPQEVKEGNILLLDDGKIVLEVTNINGNKINTVVTQGGILSDKKGLNLRGGGLSADALTEKDKKDIVTAAKAKADYVALSFPVSGDDVRLTKKLLKAAGSDAGVISKIERAESLVEEVINDIIQESAGIMVARGDLGVEIGDPQLPAQQKRLIKLARSNDRIVITATQMLESMIHSPIPTRAEVFDVANAVLDGTDAVMLSAETAAGDYPENAVRTMHDVCVETEKSPTAKVSHHRLHECFDHIDETIAMSSMYAANHLGVKVVVALTDSGKTPLWMSRMSSNISIYAMSDSVATLRKTTLYRGVYPCGIDKMNDAEWEKVNGRVVSILEEKNIVEEGDMIILTKGMHVNQSGGTNLMKILRVGDDDL